A genome region from Schistocerca americana isolate TAMUIC-IGC-003095 chromosome 1, iqSchAmer2.1, whole genome shotgun sequence includes the following:
- the LOC124596324 gene encoding piggyBac transposable element-derived protein 2-like: MLDCIEKPEIHCVYFDNFFTSRDLLIHLRNLDFRATGTVRENRVGDRPLLSSNELKKTVRGNYDYQFDRNCEVLFVRWHDNGCVTIGTNFDKVEPSGAATRYSRQASKKTQVEQPVVLKSYNAYMGAVDHHDWLVGKYATKIRGKKWYCVLFTRILEMALVNAWLFYRLVHGESALDLLDFRRAVTVTYLKLDTGRPNIGRPMEYPSSQLRVIPDIRFDGIGHMIDKSRREDV, translated from the coding sequence atgctggactgcattgaaaaacctgagattcattgtgtgtactttgacaatttcttcactagtagagatcttctgattcatctgagaaatttggattttcgagcaactgggactgtcagagagaatcgagttggtgaccgtccactactgagcagcaacgaactgaaaaagacagttagaggaaactatgactaccagttcgacaggaattgtgaagtcttatttgttcgatggcacgacaacggatgcgttacaattggtacaaattttgacaaagTGGAACCTTCGGGAGCTGCTACGCGCTACAGTcgacaagcaagtaagaagacacaagtgGAACAGCCTGTCGTTTTGAAGTCGTATAACGCGTACATGGGAGCTGTTGACcaccatgactggttagttggaaaatatgcgACGAAAATTAGAGGGAAAAAATGGTACTGCGTCCTATTTACACGTATACTGGAAATGGCCCTTGTAAATGCCTGGCTATTCTACAGACTAGTACATGGGGAAAGTGCActggatttactggatttcagacgtgctgttacagttacatacctgaaattggacactggaagaccgaatattggacgtccaatggaatacccatcaagtcagttgagagtgataccagacatcagatttgatggaattggtcatatgattgacaaaagcCGCCgagaagatgtgtaa